From the genome of Clostridia bacterium:
GGACTCAACGGTTGCTTTGATATATGGTTCTGCCGGGACTGGAAAATCAACACTAATCAACCATATTTCAAACTTCTTTTCCGATAGGGACAAAATATTCCTCGCTAATACACATCCAGCTGTTGAAAACATGAGGAGAAAAGTCAAGACCGCCAAAAGCGAATTTAAGACCATTCGTTCGTTCCTTTCTGAACGTAACTCGCATATCAGCAGTGATGTACTTGTAATTGACGAGTGTAGCACCGTAAGTAATCACGATATGCGGGCCATTCTTGAAAGCGCAAAATATAAGCTATTAATTCTGGTCGGTGATGTCTTTCAGATTGAATCCATAATGTTTGGCAACTGGTTTAGCATTGTGCGATTCTTTATTCCCGAAAAGGCTACAATAGAATTAACAAAACCGTACAGAACCACCAGCGAAAGTTTGTTGACTGTATGGAAGAGAGTGCGAGAACTTGACAATGCGATTCTTGAGCCGCTTGTGAAATATGAATACGTCCAAAACCTTGATAAGTCTATTTTTGAGCATACAGAAAAAGACGAGATAATCCTTTGCCTAAACTACGATGGACTATACGGGATCAATAACATTAACCGCTTCTTGCAAGGAAACAATCTATCACCGGCGGTTGAGTGGGGTATAACAACCTATAAAGTCGGCGATCCTATTCTATTTAATGAGTCAGAAAGGTTTGCACCTTTGATATATAACAATATGAAGGGACAAATCACGGCTATTTCACCAGAAGAAAAGCGTATATGGTTTGAAGTCGAACTGGACATTGCAATAAATGACTGGGATGCTGAATGGTATG
Proteins encoded in this window:
- a CDS encoding AAA family ATPase, with the translated sequence NDYVYIAEYADDSAVIVKKLSELTAHGIGGYRASVDSWLRNYEVDCPEKKDALLRMFEDSTVALIYGSAGTGKSTLINHISNFFSDRDKIFLANTHPAVENMRRKVKTAKSEFKTIRSFLSERNSHISSDVLVIDECSTVSNHDMRAILESAKYKLLILVGDVFQIESIMFGNWFSIVRFFIPEKATIELTKPYRTTSESLLTVWKRVRELDNAILEPLVKYEYVQNLDKSIFEHTEKDEIILCLNYDGLYGINNINRFLQGNNLSPAVEWGITTYKVGDPILFNESERFAPLIYNNMKGQITAISPEEKRIWFEVELDIAINDWDAEWYDFELIGLSDDGNSIIGFWVDKYRSTDDDNDSSSTLVPFQVAYAVSIHKAQGLEYNSVKIIITNEIEEFITHNIFYTAITRAKEKLKIYWTPESEQHVLSSLEKRNYNRDAALLRTLFAL